The following are encoded in a window of Halorarum salinum genomic DNA:
- a CDS encoding Lrp/AsnC family transcriptional regulator, whose translation MEFDLDRADMGILHVLQTDARNATTESIGERVGLASSTVATRIRNLEDSGVIKGYSPIIDYEKAGFDQRILLTGTIRPDDSGRVLEEASNVANVISVRELMTDEENVHVELVSPTQERAESVVDELNEIGVDVVETRIVKGELERSFNHFGNEYVREK comes from the coding sequence ATGGAATTCGACCTCGACAGAGCCGACATGGGGATCCTCCACGTCCTCCAGACGGACGCGCGCAACGCCACGACCGAGTCCATCGGCGAGCGTGTCGGCCTCGCGTCGAGTACGGTCGCGACGCGCATCCGGAACCTGGAGGACAGCGGGGTGATCAAGGGGTACTCCCCGATCATCGACTACGAGAAGGCCGGATTCGACCAGCGCATCCTCCTGACGGGGACGATCCGGCCCGACGACTCCGGGCGGGTGCTGGAGGAGGCGAGCAACGTCGCGAACGTCATCTCGGTCAGGGAACTGATGACCGACGAGGAGAACGTCCACGTCGAGCTCGTCAGTCCCACCCAGGAGCGCGCGGAGTCGGTCGTCGACGAACTCAACGAGATCGGAGTCGACGTCGTCGAGACGAGGATCGTCAAGGGCGAACTCGAGCGGTCGTTCAACCACTTCGGGAACGAGTACGTCAGGGAGAAGTGA